In Leptospira ryugenii, one genomic interval encodes:
- a CDS encoding glycoside hydrolase family 3 protein, whose product MNSILLRIAFSLFLMFGFVGSSYFFSFYLSELEANDREGFLTKKAWDFTNSLSDEDLVGQTIHIAIPAKTVDAVALTEIQKTRPGGIILFGKNLGKREEIKDLTANLQKVAKEESLHPFLISTDQEGGRVFRVQDGVTAYPGAMAVGQTGNEVWGNTVGFVTSYELKELGINFLFAPVLDINNNPFNPVINTRSFGSDPERVSNVAVAYEAGARKGGALPVIKHFPGHGDTNVDSHLGLPIIKKTLSELETLELVPFKKAIDSGAEAVMSAHIVYPLIDEKYPATLSKKILTGILREKLKFEGIIITDAMEMHAISKNFEKERPGVLTLQAGANIVLLTSWGETARKFKDQILTAYRAGEFITKGPDGIERNVLKEAVFKQIRKKIEMGLYDANSIQPELVNENQNLKSFLEAKERERRDLFLELQKSDFYLKEITRGSIRAYPQGIPERKDFLSKSIRFVKNPFLQKSLEEVKSGDIKSIGQLAKSKDFTYFLFDSSSEKEIESIAKLAKKYPNKSFVVFHGGTPFVKLPQLPNLNYVLSFSLTQESWKSMGEVYKDGKSIKAAELILLPKDGKTPTLGAFPGGI is encoded by the coding sequence ATGAACTCAATTTTACTTAGAATTGCCTTCTCTCTTTTTTTAATGTTTGGGTTTGTCGGTTCCTCTTACTTCTTTAGCTTTTATTTGTCAGAATTGGAAGCAAATGATCGCGAAGGATTTCTCACGAAAAAAGCTTGGGACTTCACAAATAGTTTGTCAGACGAAGATCTCGTGGGCCAAACCATCCACATTGCCATCCCTGCCAAAACTGTCGATGCAGTGGCTCTCACTGAAATACAAAAAACACGCCCTGGCGGAATCATATTATTTGGAAAAAATTTAGGAAAACGTGAGGAAATCAAAGATCTTACGGCTAACCTACAAAAGGTGGCCAAAGAAGAATCACTTCATCCATTTCTAATCTCGACGGACCAAGAAGGAGGACGTGTCTTCCGAGTACAAGATGGAGTCACAGCCTACCCTGGTGCCATGGCAGTCGGTCAAACTGGAAACGAAGTATGGGGCAATACGGTTGGCTTTGTTACATCTTATGAACTCAAAGAGTTGGGTATCAATTTTCTCTTTGCTCCCGTCTTAGATATCAACAACAATCCTTTCAATCCAGTTATCAACACACGTTCGTTTGGTTCCGACCCTGAACGAGTGAGTAATGTCGCTGTTGCCTATGAGGCTGGCGCTAGAAAGGGAGGTGCCTTGCCTGTCATCAAACACTTTCCAGGACACGGCGATACAAACGTGGATAGCCATTTGGGTTTACCCATCATCAAAAAAACCCTCTCCGAATTGGAAACTTTGGAGTTGGTCCCCTTCAAAAAAGCTATCGATTCAGGCGCAGAGGCAGTTATGTCGGCACATATCGTGTATCCCTTGATAGACGAAAAATACCCCGCAACCTTATCCAAAAAAATACTAACAGGCATTCTACGAGAAAAACTCAAATTTGAAGGTATCATCATCACCGACGCTATGGAAATGCATGCCATTTCAAAAAATTTCGAAAAAGAAAGGCCTGGCGTCCTAACTTTACAAGCAGGTGCAAACATTGTGCTTCTAACAAGTTGGGGAGAAACTGCGCGCAAATTCAAAGACCAAATCTTGACTGCTTATCGAGCAGGTGAGTTTATAACAAAAGGTCCAGATGGCATAGAACGAAATGTTCTCAAAGAGGCGGTATTTAAACAAATCCGTAAAAAAATTGAGATGGGACTATACGATGCCAACTCTATCCAACCAGAACTTGTAAACGAAAATCAAAACTTAAAATCCTTTTTAGAGGCTAAAGAAAGAGAAAGACGAGATCTCTTTTTAGAATTGCAAAAATCAGATTTTTACTTGAAAGAAATTACCAGAGGTTCCATCCGAGCCTACCCTCAAGGAATACCCGAACGAAAAGATTTTTTAAGTAAATCCATCCGATTTGTAAAAAACCCATTCCTTCAAAAATCCTTGGAGGAAGTAAAATCTGGGGATATAAAATCGATAGGACAATTGGCAAAATCAAAAGATTTTACCTATTTTTTATTTGATTCCTCTTCCGAAAAAGAAATTGAATCAATTGCAAAACTTGCCAAAAAATATCCTAACAAGTCTTTTGTGGTTTTCCATGGTGGCACACCCTTTGTGAAATTACCACAACTACCAAATCTAAATTACGTTTTGTCCTTTTCATTGACGCAAGAATCCTGGAAGTCGATGGGTGAAGTGTACAAAGATGGCAAATCCATCAAAGCTGCTGAGCTCATTTTACTACCCAAGGATGGAAAAACACCTACACTTGGTGCCTTTCCAGGTGGAATTTAG
- the murA gene encoding UDP-N-acetylglucosamine 1-carboxyvinyltransferase has translation MSSSYFKIIGKNPLHGTVIPQGNKNEALPLLGALLLWEGDVLLENVPAIADVLKLMEVLRHIGVEISPQNDPGTYLFQKKSVVKSDLPYELCSQLRGAVTLAGPILARTGRVFLPKPGGDKIGRRRMDTHLLALEALGARIEVFPDGYEIQADRLIGKDILLDEASVTATENAVMAAVFAEGTSIIRHAASEPHVQGLCRFLNAAGAKIKGIGTNVLEIEGVTKLHSPNGLLKHRIGSDYLEIGSFISLAAVTGGEILVRDVNLEDLRMIRMVYSRLGIEVRAVEGGILIPPDQKMEIIPDYHGATPKIDDAPWPGFPADMTSVALVTATQCKGTVLIHEKLFESRLFFVDNIIAMGAQIVLCDPHRALVIGASRLYGQRVASPDIRAGMAMIIAALCAEGTSEIHNIIQIDRGFESIDTRLRSLGARIERVSA, from the coding sequence GTGAGTTCATCCTATTTTAAAATTATCGGCAAAAACCCTCTCCACGGGACAGTGATTCCCCAAGGAAACAAAAATGAAGCCCTCCCACTTCTCGGAGCTCTATTACTCTGGGAAGGAGATGTCCTCTTGGAAAACGTGCCTGCCATTGCAGACGTTCTCAAATTGATGGAGGTTCTACGACACATAGGAGTGGAAATCAGCCCCCAAAACGACCCTGGTACGTATCTCTTCCAAAAAAAATCCGTCGTCAAATCCGATTTGCCTTATGAACTCTGCTCCCAGTTACGCGGAGCCGTCACTTTGGCTGGCCCGATTTTGGCCCGCACAGGCCGCGTTTTTTTACCCAAACCAGGAGGGGATAAGATTGGCCGCCGTAGGATGGACACCCATTTACTCGCCCTTGAAGCTTTGGGGGCAAGGATAGAAGTCTTTCCAGATGGCTACGAAATCCAAGCAGACCGGCTAATCGGTAAGGACATCTTGCTCGATGAGGCTTCTGTAACCGCTACTGAAAATGCCGTGATGGCCGCCGTATTTGCGGAAGGGACGAGCATCATCCGCCATGCGGCAAGCGAACCGCATGTCCAGGGTTTGTGTCGCTTCTTGAATGCGGCCGGCGCAAAGATCAAGGGGATCGGTACCAATGTCCTAGAAATCGAAGGAGTCACAAAGCTCCACTCTCCCAATGGCCTCCTCAAGCACAGGATAGGCTCAGATTACCTAGAAATCGGTTCCTTCATCAGCCTTGCGGCCGTTACAGGTGGTGAGATCCTTGTGCGGGATGTGAATTTGGAGGACCTGCGGATGATCCGAATGGTGTATTCACGCCTAGGAATCGAAGTTCGGGCTGTAGAAGGCGGAATCCTCATCCCTCCAGACCAAAAAATGGAGATCATTCCAGACTACCATGGAGCCACTCCTAAAATTGATGATGCCCCTTGGCCAGGATTTCCCGCAGATATGACCTCCGTGGCCCTCGTGACAGCGACCCAATGCAAGGGAACAGTCCTCATCCACGAAAAACTCTTTGAATCTCGCCTCTTTTTCGTGGACAACATCATCGCGATGGGCGCCCAAATCGTCCTCTGCGACCCACACAGAGCACTGGTGATTGGTGCCTCTCGGCTGTATGGGCAAAGAGTGGCCAGCCCCGACATCCGCGCTGGTATGGCGATGATCATTGCCGCCCTTTGTGCAGAGGGGACGAGCGAGATCCACAACATCATCCAAATTGACCGAGGTTTTGAGTCCATAGACACGAGGCTACGGTCTTTAGGAGCACGGATTGAAAGGGTCTCCGCTTAG
- a CDS encoding 4Fe-4S binding protein codes for MKRKDLFKTGFQSVFQFAFEKSDEIGQAIEKVWQDEKKPPSEKNLTEVKKISEPKKKATVKSQLFSGLSLPPGKAEDFFSRCTGCNDCIFSCPYTVLFPVNSEKTGQRFPFFDPNAKACHLCSDWPCIQACNEGALLIENVQKENPKFGIAKPLSEHCINHKTNEKTCDVCESVCPIEKTVVFKGFLPSFSKATCTGCGLCVEACPSFPKAIQIKTKKQY; via the coding sequence ATGAAACGTAAGGACCTATTCAAAACTGGATTTCAATCTGTCTTTCAATTTGCGTTCGAGAAATCGGACGAAATAGGGCAAGCGATCGAAAAAGTGTGGCAAGATGAGAAAAAACCACCTTCGGAAAAAAATCTAACAGAGGTTAAGAAAATTTCCGAACCCAAAAAAAAAGCCACCGTCAAATCCCAGTTATTCTCTGGCCTATCTCTACCTCCCGGTAAGGCGGAAGATTTTTTTTCTCGCTGCACCGGATGCAATGATTGTATTTTTTCGTGCCCTTATACCGTCTTATTCCCTGTTAACTCAGAAAAAACAGGACAAAGGTTTCCCTTTTTTGATCCAAATGCGAAGGCTTGCCATCTTTGTAGCGACTGGCCATGTATCCAAGCTTGCAATGAAGGTGCACTATTAATAGAAAATGTTCAAAAAGAGAATCCAAAGTTTGGAATTGCAAAGCCTTTATCAGAACATTGCATTAATCATAAGACAAATGAAAAAACGTGTGACGTATGTGAATCAGTTTGTCCAATTGAAAAAACAGTCGTTTTTAAAGGGTTTTTGCCTAGTTTTTCAAAAGCCACTTGCACAGGATGTGGTTTGTGTGTTGAAGCTTGTCCTAGTTTCCCTAAAGCGATCCAAATCAAAACAAAAAAACAATATTAA
- a CDS encoding LIC10235 family protein: MEPLKVGPGQIDKIADDLKKDPEKSIGNYLFKGFRIQISKYKASGAERVQQLYKRRRAQGLCIVCGTKVTRKNPLTGKLYRLCDEHRAQIDQKNKEKAKARKGK; encoded by the coding sequence ATGGAACCACTAAAAGTAGGCCCAGGACAAATCGACAAAATCGCGGATGATCTTAAAAAAGATCCAGAGAAGTCTATCGGAAACTATCTGTTCAAAGGATTCCGAATCCAGATTTCAAAATACAAAGCGTCCGGTGCTGAAAGAGTACAACAGCTTTACAAACGCAGGAGAGCACAAGGTCTCTGCATCGTTTGTGGAACAAAAGTAACTCGTAAAAACCCACTCACGGGAAAACTCTATCGTCTATGCGATGAGCACCGTGCTCAAATTGACCAAAAGAACAAAGAAAAAGCGAAAGCCCGCAAAGGCAAATAA
- a CDS encoding FliI/YscN family ATPase, with translation MIEKKFTEHIDPISKYLNVVEKIEPIRKSGVVVSVVGNVIYSQGPPDSKVGEILEVERGNDKGYLPCVLVGFKDQLYTLMPLGDTQEIFPKAFVFSSGRKITLNAGEELMGRVLNGLGKPIDGKGLLITKEERSSEPKSLNPLDRPPITQILETGVRAIDGMLTVGRGQRVGIFSGSGVGKSSLLGMIARYTNADVNVVALIGERGREVNEFLNVELGKEALQKSVIFVSTSDSSKMEQVSCAHLACSAAEYFRDLGKSVNLYMDSLTRYAEALRELSIGEPVVTKGYASSVFTKMARLVERAGTAYNGGSITGFYTVLTDAEDDMDDIVADKVRGFIDGHIVLSRKLAEKSHYPAIDVPASLSRLMQKIVNEDHYMHSSLVRELISKYKSSEDIILLNAYARGADPKIDMAIDKKEMIDEFLIQRIEQKATFRETTSRLAEILRSQSKSDDDY, from the coding sequence ATGATAGAGAAAAAGTTTACAGAGCATATCGATCCTATCTCGAAGTACCTCAATGTAGTCGAGAAGATCGAGCCGATCCGCAAAAGTGGGGTCGTTGTCTCCGTTGTAGGAAATGTAATCTATAGCCAAGGCCCACCCGACTCAAAAGTCGGAGAGATTTTGGAGGTGGAAAGGGGCAACGACAAAGGCTATTTGCCCTGTGTCCTTGTCGGCTTCAAAGACCAGCTCTACACCTTAATGCCATTAGGTGATACGCAGGAGATTTTTCCGAAAGCTTTCGTTTTCTCATCTGGTAGAAAGATAACACTCAATGCTGGTGAGGAGCTCATGGGTAGAGTCCTGAATGGACTTGGGAAACCGATTGATGGCAAAGGATTGTTGATTACCAAAGAAGAGAGAAGTTCGGAACCAAAATCGCTGAATCCCCTTGATAGACCGCCCATTACTCAGATTTTAGAGACAGGAGTTCGGGCAATCGATGGCATGCTGACTGTAGGTCGTGGCCAAAGGGTAGGAATTTTTTCAGGCTCTGGTGTTGGAAAATCCAGCTTACTGGGAATGATTGCCAGGTATACCAATGCAGACGTAAACGTAGTAGCTCTCATTGGGGAACGAGGGCGTGAGGTAAATGAGTTTCTAAATGTAGAGCTCGGGAAGGAAGCATTACAAAAATCTGTGATTTTTGTTTCCACCTCAGATTCATCTAAAATGGAACAAGTGAGCTGTGCACATTTGGCTTGTTCGGCGGCTGAATATTTCAGAGATTTAGGAAAGAGTGTCAATTTATACATGGATTCACTAACTCGTTATGCTGAGGCACTTAGAGAGTTATCTATTGGTGAACCCGTCGTTACCAAAGGTTATGCATCTAGTGTTTTTACAAAGATGGCTCGACTCGTGGAAAGGGCAGGAACTGCCTACAATGGAGGTTCCATCACTGGATTTTATACCGTTTTAACAGATGCAGAAGATGATATGGATGATATCGTAGCCGATAAGGTCAGGGGGTTTATCGACGGACATATTGTACTTTCTAGAAAACTTGCTGAAAAAAGCCACTACCCTGCAATTGATGTACCCGCTTCCTTATCTAGATTGATGCAGAAGATAGTCAATGAAGACCATTATATGCATTCCTCTTTGGTTAGGGAACTCATTTCAAAATATAAAAGTTCTGAAGACATTATTTTATTGAATGCCTATGCCCGAGGAGCTGATCCAAAAATAGATATGGCAATCGACAAAAAGGAAATGATAGATGAGTTTTTGATCCAGAGGATCGAGCAAAAAGCAACCTTTCGCGAAACCACTTCTCGTTTAGCAGAAATCTTACGATCGCAAAGTAAATCTGATGATGACTATTAA
- a CDS encoding SpoIIE family protein phosphatase, with product MARILLSFLLFSLKASLWASPVDLFFRSQGNPVFLEGDWSFYPHQLLEPGQTLGQKNIAMPVPGTWNQLYETGEGFGTYRLLLPSPNGDLYGKTFGLKVPDQATSYRVYWNGQLLAETGKVSKFIEHARASYQFQLIALDWKDGENELLIQVSNFHHGKGGMWEPVLLGEWQALQRRHLSDIASSLFLAGAVFIIALYHFGLFYWRPVDKGNLLFGIAAFVLSIRTLCTGERFLFNAYEAILGWDICLRIEYLTFYISPYLFYAFFKEFYPKYYPWWTEWSLKLPTVLFSVFLLFTSPVFFTSLNSYFNIILLYAVILILQGIFRASFHKEEGSTFFAMGISIMALATLIDILNAYQILFSVEAIPIGIFLFILLQSFTLSRKFSLSFSKVEDLSKRLLVMDKLKDEFLANTSHELKTPLNGIIGIAESMFDGIGGRLNVEQKQNLGMIVTSGKRLSALVDDILDFSKMRNRDLSLDIKPLSMQSLVELVLVISRPLFTVKNLIVRNLIPPDFSPVLGDESRIQQILFNIIGNAIKFTDKGKIEINASIVDKMAKFSIADTGIGIASEHFESIFQSFEQVDSSSTRQFGGAGLGLAITKRLVELHGGRIWVESSIGTGSVFHFTLPLAKEGELPKESIPNITIDHWSRLPLEMETSEITPIEDDDPNTLREGMFRVLVVDDEPINRQVLRNHLTLIGCDIVEAANGGEALRAIQERGPFELMLLDIMMPGMSGYDVCSVIRESFSLYELPILFLTAKNQITDIVSALEAGGNDYLSKPFDKRELISRAKNLITLKKAVAEQNRFMAFQNELNVARKLQESILPERAPEVLGIRTEFYYEPMESVGGDFFDFHQISPTELGVIVADVSGHGIPAALVSAMLKIAFSTQFRYAKEPMKLLNQLNHTLIGKTKGAFLTASYIYINLETKELLHSRCGHLPLIIFGKYDTVARTSTPPGKIIGWIPELDLEFDRIPLQSGDRIFLYTDGFTEAISPTKQMLDDERWMQIVKNSMRFDLPGAKKQILEELKSFTGGLPPEDDMTLVMLEID from the coding sequence CTACTCTTTAGCCTAAAAGCCAGTCTATGGGCATCGCCAGTCGATCTCTTCTTTCGGAGCCAAGGGAATCCTGTTTTTTTAGAAGGAGACTGGAGCTTCTACCCCCATCAGCTGCTCGAACCAGGACAAACATTAGGTCAAAAAAATATTGCAATGCCTGTCCCTGGCACCTGGAACCAACTGTATGAGACAGGAGAAGGTTTTGGAACCTATCGCCTCCTTTTGCCTTCACCAAATGGGGATCTCTATGGAAAAACTTTCGGACTGAAAGTCCCAGACCAAGCAACGTCTTACCGAGTCTATTGGAATGGTCAATTGCTCGCAGAGACAGGAAAGGTCAGCAAATTTATAGAACATGCAAGAGCCTCGTATCAATTTCAGCTTATCGCCTTGGATTGGAAGGATGGCGAGAATGAACTGCTCATCCAAGTATCAAATTTTCACCATGGAAAAGGAGGGATGTGGGAGCCCGTTCTTTTGGGAGAATGGCAGGCCTTGCAAAGAAGGCATTTAAGTGATATTGCTTCTTCTTTATTTTTAGCTGGTGCCGTTTTTATCATAGCTTTGTACCACTTCGGACTTTTTTACTGGCGTCCTGTAGATAAAGGAAATCTGCTTTTTGGCATTGCGGCATTTGTTTTAAGTATTCGGACGTTGTGTACAGGGGAACGTTTTCTATTTAACGCTTATGAAGCTATTCTAGGCTGGGATATATGCCTTCGAATTGAGTACTTAACATTTTATATCTCTCCTTATTTGTTTTATGCGTTTTTCAAAGAATTTTATCCAAAGTACTATCCATGGTGGACTGAATGGTCTTTAAAGCTCCCCACCGTTTTGTTTTCTGTTTTTTTGCTGTTCACAAGCCCCGTATTCTTTACTTCTTTGAACTCATACTTTAACATTATCTTGTTATATGCCGTGATTTTAATCCTCCAAGGTATCTTTCGTGCATCCTTTCATAAGGAGGAAGGGAGTACCTTTTTTGCGATGGGCATTTCAATCATGGCTCTTGCTACTTTGATAGATATTTTGAATGCTTATCAAATTCTCTTTTCTGTCGAAGCGATTCCGATAGGCATCTTTCTATTTATCCTTTTGCAATCCTTTACTCTTTCTCGAAAGTTCAGTCTTTCTTTTTCAAAAGTAGAAGACTTGTCAAAACGTCTTCTGGTGATGGACAAATTAAAAGATGAATTTTTGGCAAACACCTCCCATGAATTAAAAACACCATTGAATGGAATCATTGGAATCGCTGAGTCTATGTTCGATGGCATCGGTGGTAGACTCAACGTAGAACAAAAACAAAACCTAGGGATGATTGTTACTTCTGGAAAGAGACTTTCTGCCTTAGTAGACGATATCCTTGATTTTTCCAAAATGAGAAATCGTGATTTAAGTTTAGATATCAAACCACTGAGTATGCAAAGTCTCGTAGAACTTGTGTTAGTGATTTCTAGACCGTTGTTTACAGTAAAAAATCTCATCGTTAGGAATTTGATCCCTCCCGATTTTTCCCCTGTTTTGGGCGATGAAAGTAGAATCCAACAAATCCTTTTTAATATTATTGGAAACGCGATAAAGTTTACCGACAAAGGAAAAATTGAAATCAATGCCAGTATCGTGGATAAGATGGCGAAGTTTTCGATAGCTGATACAGGTATAGGTATTGCAAGCGAACACTTTGAATCCATTTTTCAATCCTTCGAGCAGGTGGACTCATCCAGTACTAGACAGTTTGGCGGAGCAGGTCTAGGATTAGCCATAACGAAACGACTTGTGGAATTGCATGGTGGCAGGATTTGGGTCGAGTCAAGCATAGGAACAGGTTCTGTTTTCCATTTTACTTTACCTCTCGCAAAAGAAGGCGAGTTACCAAAAGAATCCATCCCAAATATTACCATAGATCATTGGTCTCGACTTCCACTGGAAATGGAAACTTCTGAGATTACTCCAATTGAGGATGATGATCCCAATACTCTGAGAGAGGGGATGTTCAGGGTATTGGTGGTAGATGACGAACCAATCAATCGACAAGTCCTAAGAAATCACCTAACGTTGATTGGATGCGATATTGTGGAAGCAGCCAATGGAGGAGAGGCACTACGAGCAATTCAGGAAAGAGGTCCATTTGAATTGATGCTTTTGGATATCATGATGCCAGGTATGAGTGGCTATGATGTCTGTTCTGTGATCCGTGAATCCTTTTCTCTGTATGAATTGCCGATTCTCTTTTTAACTGCAAAAAATCAGATTACAGATATTGTTTCCGCTCTTGAGGCAGGAGGGAATGACTACCTATCCAAACCCTTTGACAAACGTGAGTTGATCTCTCGCGCAAAAAATCTGATCACATTGAAGAAGGCAGTTGCAGAGCAAAATCGATTTATGGCCTTCCAAAATGAGTTGAACGTTGCAAGAAAGCTGCAAGAATCCATTTTACCAGAAAGAGCTCCAGAAGTTTTAGGGATCCGAACCGAGTTTTATTACGAGCCTATGGAAAGTGTCGGTGGAGACTTTTTTGATTTCCATCAAATTTCACCAACTGAACTGGGTGTTATCGTTGCAGATGTCTCCGGCCATGGCATCCCAGCTGCACTTGTCTCTGCGATGTTGAAGATTGCATTTTCCACACAATTTCGGTATGCAAAAGAGCCAATGAAACTCTTAAACCAATTGAATCATACACTTATTGGAAAAACAAAGGGTGCTTTTCTCACTGCCAGCTACATCTATATAAATTTAGAAACAAAAGAGTTACTTCATTCTCGATGCGGGCATTTACCATTAATCATATTTGGTAAGTATGATACTGTTGCCAGAACATCGACACCACCAGGAAAGATTATAGGATGGATACCGGAGCTTGACTTAGAGTTTGATCGCATACCTTTACAATCTGGGGATAGGATTTTTTTATACACTGATGGCTTTACCGAAGCAATTAGCCCCACAAAACAGATGTTGGATGATGAACGTTGGATGCAAATTGTTAAAAACTCAATGAGATTCGATCTGCCAGGAGCAAAGAAACAGATCCTAGAAGAATTAAAGAGTTTTACGGGAGGTCTACCGCCAGAAGACGATATGACTTTAGTTATGCTAGAGATAGATTAA